The region GACATCGGTATAGCCAGCCCCGAATACGACGCCTGTGGGCGAATACATGAGCTGGTAGCGCTCTAGCCAGAAGCCGAGGGCTGTGAAAAGTGCGATCGCAACCACCAATAAACTCACGTGCCGTTTCGGCGCACCGATCAGAGCACGACGCCACCCTGAATCAAGACTGATCGAACCTTTAAGCGTATAGACAAACAGAGCTACAACTAGACTCCAGATCAGCAGCAGCATCACCCAGGCCCGCAGCGTTTCGTAAAGGGGCAAGCTAAACAAATAAAACCCGATGTCGTGGCTAAAGATCGGATCTTGAATCCCAAATGAACTGCGATTTAAAAACTTGAGGATCTTTTCCCATTCAGTCACGCTAGCGACTGCCGCGCCCCAGGCAATGACGCCAATCAATCCTATTGCCAAACACCGCGTAATCAGATTGGTGTATCCAGAGTATTGCGTGTTGTCGAGATAGTGGAACGCCCGGTCGCGGCTCCCTCGCATGGCCACCCAATAGTTGCCCCACATAAACAGCGCGTACAGTGCAAAGGTCACCACACCCATCAGAACCTGCCAGCTCAGTCGAGTCCAAAAGACATCGGCATAGCCCACCGCCTCGTACCACCAAGATTCAGTCAGCATCCCCACCAGCAAACGGATACAGGGAATGCTCACAATCAAAACGATGAGCAAAATCAGATAAACACGGACGCGCCGGTTATTCATGCGTTAGCCAACCTTAACAGTGCGGAGATCGTCGCTTTGCTGTCATTCTCCCAGAGGATGCCGACTTCGCGTGATGGACGTGGAGGTGAACAGACTCTAGGCCGCGACCTTAATCGGAGCAACATTAGCATTGGAAATTGCAAAATTTTCTTCCCAGCCCTTACGATTAGATAGACCAAAATAACCCGGGTCATTAATGGCTAAGCCCACCAAGTTCAGATGAGCAGGTGTCAGAAGCTGCAGCGTATCTTGAACGGAGAAACGGGTGCTTTTCCCTGGGCGAACAACCAGCAGTACATTGTCAACCACCATAGATATCAAGGTTGCTGTACTCCCTGACTGGACAGGAGGCGTATCGAGAATCACGAAATCATAGCGCTGAGAGTCCATAATCCTTTCGACTTCTGCCTCAAATTCAGATCGACCTGAAAATTCAAGGTGCCCTACCTGCATCCCCTCTGGCTTAGTTTCATCGATCTGACATCTTGAAGAACCCCGACGCTGAACTGAATGACTGAATCTGGACTCCAGCGGTGGGGGGGGCGTCTCTGATTCTACGCTTGCCGAAGTATCTATATGCACAACCAGTACCTTAAGACCTAAAGCCTCTAATGCCTTTGCTAAATGGAGGGCAATGGTTGTTTTGCCTTCTCCTGAGATGGCGCTGGTGACCATGAGGCAACGGTTAGGAATTTCTTGAATGAGAAGACCATAGGCCATTTTCAAAAAAGCAGCTTCCCCGCCACTGAGAGGTAGCAGTGTCTCGGCGGCGCTGCTGGACTGCTGAAGTTTGGGAATTCGCGTTGCCACTGGGAAAGAGGTCTCTGCTAAATCTTGGGGCCTTAGAAGAGGATTACGTCGCTCTAATATCAACAAAAGAATGAGACTGCCAAAACCTGCTGCGAAAAGCGAATGAACAGCAATCCAGAATCGGTTAGAGGTGGGAATTGGGTTGAGCGTTGGGGTGTTTAAGAGTTGAACATTGGGATAGCTTTGCAGTGCATCGGCTCGGCTTCTTTCTACCTGAGAAATTAATTCGTTGAAGGTTCTTTTACTCACGTTTAACCTGCGCTTTAAAGTATCTAAACGTGACTGCTGGCGAGGGAGAGACCTCAGATTAGCTTCGAGCAAGCTAATGCGTAATTCAATGTTTTGAGCCTGTTTTCGTTTGCTGCTGGCGCTGTTTTCTAAAAGCGTAATTTGCTCGGTAATTTCTTTTTGTCCCTCTACTCCTATACCTGTTAGAGGCGCGGCTGTATTCTGAGCAAAAGCCTGAACTTTATACTGCTCTAGCTGTTGTCTTAAGTTGTCGCGCTTAGACCGCAAAGCTTTGATATAGGGATGGCTTTCTGTTAACTCGGTCCGCTTTTCTCTGAGCTCGGTGGTGACGACTGTCAACTCCTGAAGAACCAGTTGATATTCGGTATCTTCTGCTGAATCTGACTCTGAAACTGGAATGGTTGCTTGAGTCAAGAGGTTTAGGCGGCTTGACAATACCTGGCTCTGGCTCGCATCTCTGTTGGCCTCAAGTAGTGCCAGTTCTTGAATTTTTTTGAGATCAGAAATGAGGGAAATAATGGCTTCTGCTTGCCTTTGAGTGTCCACTAAGCCCGCAGCTTTGCGATAGCGTGCTAGCTCATGTTCTGCATCCGACAGATCTCGACTGGCCTGTTTAAGATCGGCTTGATAAAAGGCTTGTCTGCTCGCAACATCTGCGCTGCGAAGATCGCTCAGATGCTCTTGATAGGTTTGTGTGACAATCTGGGCTCTTTGCAAGACAACCTCTGGCGTCAATCCTTTCGCGCTGATTGAAAATACATTTGAATTCTCAATTAAATCAACATCAAAAAAATTTCTGTATTTGTGTACATCAGAGATTTTCTCAAGCTCAGGATCTCGCTCTAATACTTTCTGAAGTAGGTTGTCGCTAGATAGTATTTCAACTTGAGCATTGAGAGGGTTAACGACGAGTAATGAAGAGATAGGGCGATCCCCTTGAGAATCAGCATCAAAAAGCTCTTCGTTCGTCTTTGCTGCCGTCTCCATCTGGGGAACAGACAGTTTAGATGTTGCTGTCCAGAATTGAGTGTCTCGTTGCCAGGCAACACAAAAACATGAAAATACTAGAAAATTCCAGAGTGCTATAGACTTCCCGTGCCTAAAAATCGTAATTAGTATAGTCATCTTTTTAGATTTGAGCCGCTGAACTTGAGTCGGTAACAGCGATATAGCTAAACGGTCTAAGATGACTAATTTTAGCTTACTCTAGCTCCTTCACAGATGCTGTTACTGCTGTCAACTGTCAAAAGCAGAGCAGAACTCTGGTGTGCGCGAGCAGAATAGAGCTCTGCTCTGGGAGAGCGATTCGCGTGCAGCATGAGTTTGGAACCCTCGAATTTCAGCACCCAAAAGGCAAGCCTTAGGTTCAGGAAGACGTAAGATATGAAGGTGAATTGCGTGCAGACAGGTAACGATGACGGTAAATAAATTGCCAATCCCAGTAGTTGTGAATGGGGCTGCAGGCAAGATGGGACGTGAGGTTATCGAAGCTGTGGCGGCGGCGGATGATATGACGCTATATGGTGCGATTGACCGCAATCCTGAAGTTTTTGGTTTGGATGCAGGGGAGCTAATCGGCGGCGAAGCGCTACAGGTTACGATCACCAACGAAATGGAGCCTTTGCTAGCGGCAGCTTCCCAGGAAAAAGAGCCGGGGGTGATGGTGGATTTTACCCATCCGAGTTCGGTGTATACAAATGTAAGAGCTGCGATCGCATACGGCATCCGTCCCGTCGTCGGTACCACTGGGCTCAGCCCCAAGCAGCTTCAAGACCTTGCTGAATTTGCAGACAAAGCCAGCACTGGATGCTTAGTAATTCCTAACTTTTCCATTGGAATGGTGCTGCTTCAGCAGGCGGCAGTGCAGGCCTCTCAGTACTTTGAGCATGTAGAGATTATTGAGCTGCACCATAATCAAAAGGCCGATGCCCCCAGCGGTACGGCGCTCAAAACGGCTGAACTGTTGGCGGAAATGGGTAAGACGTATAATCCGCCTTCTGTCGAAGAAAAGGAGCATCTCCAGGGCGCTAGAGGCAGTCTCGCGGAGGAGAATATTCGTATACATAGTATACGGCTGCCAGGGCTGATCGCCCATCAAGAGGTGATTTTCGGGGCCGAAGGGCAAGTTTATACGTTGAGGCACGATACGAGCGATCGCAAGTGCTACATGCCCGGTGTTTTGCTCTCAATCCGAAAAGTTCTTCAGCTTCAGACCCTCATCTACGGCCTAGAAAAAATCCTCTAGTGAAAGCCACTCATCTGTCCGTAAGACACCCCGTACTAACTGCGAACTTCTAATTCTGAACTCTCTTCACCGTGACCTCAACCTCCCTTAACCTTAAAAACGTCAACGTTTACCTCATCGGCATGATGGGGGCAGGGAAATCGACTACCGGTCAGCTTTTGGCGCAGAAATTAGGCTATCAGCTCTTCGATTCTGATACCTTAATTACCCAGCTTGCAGACACCTCTATCAATCAGATTTTTGCCGAGCAAGGAGAGGATGCATTCCGTAAGCTAGAGACGCAGGTCTTGAGTGAGCTATCAGCCTATACCCGCCTAGTCGTTGCCACCGGAGGCGGCATCGTCACACAGCCGAGCAACTGGAGCCATCTACAGCAGGGACTCGTGGTGTGGCTTGATGTCCCTTTAGAGCACCTATGGAAGCGGATTCAAGTGGATGCCTCTCGTCCCCTGTTGCAAACAGAACGGCCCTACGAGACCCTCGAACAGCTTATGCAGCAGCGCCGCCATCTCTACGCCCAAGCCGATGTTCACACCGTGATCAAGCCAGACTGGAGCACGGAACAAGTCGCTGACCAAATTATTGAAGGCATTTCAAAGGTCATCAAGGTGGAAGACACCTAGAAGTCTGCTATACAATAGTGACTGAAGCCGCGTATCCCATCAGGAGTCCGACAATCATGACGCAAGCGACAGCTACACAGACTCAGGAAAAAGGCATTTTGATGACTGATACTGCGCTCAAGCACGTGCTAGAACTGCGCGAGAAGCAGGGTAAAGATCTGTGCCTACGAGTGGGTGTTAGAGGCGGCGGCTGCTCTGGAATGTCCTACACCATGGACTTTGAAGACCCCAACAATATTCAAGAGTCTGATCAGGTGTTTGACTACGACGAAGGTTTCAAGGTCGTATCTGACCCTAAAAGCATGCTCTATATCTACGGTCTTGTGCTTGACTATAGTGAAGACCTAATTGGCGGTGGCTTTCAGTTCACCAACCCCAATGCCACCCAAACCTGTGGGTGTGGGACATCGTTCTCTGCTTAATTAATTGACTATGAGTGAAACCGCAACACCCGAAGCTCTATTCGATCAGGCTCTAGAGCGATATCAGGCTGGGGAATCACCTGAAACGTTGATCCCTGTATTTAAAGAGATTTGCGATCGCGCCAAAAAGAACAGTCCCGCCTGGACCTGTCTCTCCTGGCTCTATCTGCTTGCCGATAAGCCCAAATCAGCCTACAAAGCTGCCCAGAAAGCTGTCAAGCTCAATCCTGAAGATCCGCAGGCGCGCGTCAATCTTTCCATTGCCATGCTCGAAAACGATCAGAAAGGCGTGCGTGCTCACGTCGAGATCGTGCAGCAGCTTGCCATGATTCCCGAGCTGAGAACAGAGCTTGAAGAAAGCTTTGCCGATGGTCTAAAGCGCAAGCCTGACTGGCCGAGTCTGCAGCGCGTCCAATCCTGGGTGTTTAATTAGTCCATGAAAGATACGCTGCTCAATGGTCTTAATACTCTACTGATGCTAAACGTCTTTTTCGTGATGTTTAGCTTTGTTTGGTTCGTTGCCGCCTTACTGGGTGAAAGCTTTGGTGTTTCCCTTGGGTTTCAGCTATGGCTGAGCCTCTGGGAACCCGTCTTTACGCCTGCCATTGGTGTCTTGATGGGAGGGGCCGTACTAACGGGTATTCTCGGTCAGATTTTTAAGCGCCTGCAATCTTCTTAAGTAATAGACTGTCGGACATGAAAAATAGCATTTCTGCCTCAGCTATAGAGCTAGAGGAATGCTTTTGATATTCTCGTGTTGTCAGTAAGCTGCTACCTCTTGACTGGCTCCCCATCATTAACCCGCCGCTACTGAACTCACTGATCTGCTGAATAGGTATAAATCCTTAAGGCTGGCTTTAGGTTTGTTATGGATTTCTTTTAAGAAAAATGTTAAGCAAATGTACTTAGCGTGACTGACCCCTAAATACCCTTGAAATGCTTGAGATGCCTGTGGTGAAAGTATTTCAGGAAATACAGGACTTAGAAAAGATAAACAACACTTATCAAAAGTTCGAATATATTCAATGTCTTGCTTATTGATTTAGTGCACGTAGAGCGATAAATTCAGTATTAAGATTACATAAACCAATCGCTGGTGCAGCAGTTAGGTCATACTGCCGTGCGTTAGGTCATCGCATTATCGCGTAAGTCAGCTTTTAGCAAATTGATGCTGATCCTGAGTTTGTCTTCTAGTCAAGCTTGGTTGCTGCTTGCGCAAAGATTCAGTCTTTCACAGGAAGAGACCCAATGGTATATTCACAAACTCAAACTTCTTCGTCGGGTGGTTACAAGGCCGGTGTACAGGATTACCGACTGACGTATTACACGCCGGATTATACGCCAAAGGATACAGATATCTTGGCCGCGTTCCGGATGACACCCCAGCCCGGTGTGCCTCCTGAAGAGGCCGGTGCTGCGGTTGCCGCTGAGTCTTCAACAGGTACTTGGACGACAGTTTGGACTGACCTCCTCACTGACCTAGACCGCTACAAGGGTCGTTGCTACGACATCGAATCCGTTCCTAACGAAGATAACCAGTACATTTGCTACATTGCTTATCCTCTCGATCTGTTTGAAGAGGGTTCGGTTACTAACGTTCTGACCTCCATCGTCGGTAACGTGTTTGGTTTTAAGGCACTTAAAGCGCTTCGCCTAGAAGACCTGCGTATGCCAGTTGCTTACCTGAAGACATTCCAGGGTCCGCCTCACGGAATTCAGGTTGAGCGTGACAAAATTAACAAGTATGGTCGTCCGCTACTTGGCTGTACCATTAAGCCCAAGCTAGGCCTCTCCGCTAAGAACTACGGTCGTGCGGTTTACGAATGTCTTCGTGGGGGTCTTGACTTCACGAAAGATGACGAGAACATCAACTCTGCTCCGTTCCAGAGATGGCGCGATCGCTTCTTGTTCGTTGCTGATGCGATTAAGAAGTCCCAGGCTGAGACAGGCGAAGTTAAGGGTCACTACCTCAACGTCACGGCTCCGACCTGTGAGCAAATGCTCCAGCGGGCTGAGTTCGCGAAAGAACTCGAAATGCCGATTGTTATGCATGACTTCCTGACTGCGGGATTCACTGCTAACACCACTCTGTCTCACTGGTGTCGTGATAACGGCCTGTTGCTTCACATTCACCGTGCCATGCACGCGGTTATTGACCGCCAGAAGAACCACGGTATTCACTTCCGTGTGCTCGCCAAGTGCCTCAGAATGTCTGGTGGTGACCACATTCACACCGGTACGGTTGTGGGTAAGCTCGAAGGTGAGAAAGGCATCACCATGGGCTTTGTTGACCTATTGCGTGAAAACTACATTGAGCAAGACCGCTCTCGTGGTATCTACTTCACCCAAGACTGGGCTTCTATGCCAGGTGTAATGGCTGTGGCTTCCGGTGGTATTCACGTGTGGCACATGCCTGCTCTCGTTGAAATCTTCGGCGATGACTCTGTCCTCCAGTTTGGTGGTGGTACTTTGGGTCACCCTTGGGGTAATGCTCCGGGTGCAACGGCTAACCGTGTTGCCCTAGAAGCTTGTATCCAGGCTCGTAACGAAGGCCGTGACATGATGCGCGAGGGTGCTGATGTCATCCGTGAAGCTTGTAAGTGGTCTCCTGATCTGGCTGCTGCTTGCGAACTATGGAAGGAAATCAAGTTTGAGTACGACGCTGTCGATACCATCTAATCGGACCTGAAGACTGAATCGTCCCTGCGGGTGTTTCTTCTATCTTGTATAGAGAGGCACCCAAGGGTTCCTAGCCGTTTTCGAACAGGCCGAGATGGAAATCAATCGCATTGCCAAAGAGACAACCAAGGTGATGATTAGTTATCTCACCTACCAGGCAGTTCGCACCGTTATCAATCAACTCGGTGAGACCAATAAGCCCTTGGGGTTTTGGCTGCACAATTTTTCTACTTCAGAGCGCATTAAAGATGGCGAAGCCTACTTGAAAGACCTCTTAGAGGAACATCAAGAGCTCGCCTTTCGGATAATGACAGTTCGAGAACATTTAGCGGAGGAAGTGACCGAGTATTTGCCCGAGATGGTTTGTACCGGCATTAAGCAGGCGAATATTGAGACCCGCTGTCGCCACCTAGAGCGGATGACTCAGGTTTCTAGTTCTGCGCCTGAAGCTAACGATTCAAATCAACCGACTGAGGATGATGAACCCGACGATATACCTGCCGAGTAGTCATCTTAAGCCTAGACCTATTGCTGTTGTAATCTACCGAATACTATGAAGACTTTACCTAAAGAGCGCCGTTTCGAGAATCTGTCTTATCTGCCCCCGTTGACGGATCAGCAGATTGCTCGTCAGCTACAGTACATCATTGATAACGGGTTCTTCCCGGCGATCGAGTTCAACGAAGATTCTGAGCCTACCCAGTTTTACTGGACAATGTGGAAGCTTCCTCTTTTCAGCGCTAGGAATGCTGATGAGGTTCTTCGTGAAGTGCAAGAGTGCCGCTCTGCTTACCCTGATTGCTATATCCGGGTTGTTGGCTTTGACAACATTAAGCAGTGCCAAGTTCAGAGTTTCATCGTTCACAAGCCTGGCAGTGGCAGCAGCTACCGCTACTAATCCCCGATAACTGACCCACCTGGGGTCTTCGGTTATCACTGAAAAATGCACCTACGGCCCTGAGGCTGTTAGGTGCATTTTGCTGATTAGGAGATAGTTTCTAAACACGCTGTCATCTAAGAAATTTCTCTACCACGGTAAAAACGAAGTGATTTTTTGCCTTTGTACCAAACCTCTTCAAATTCAACCTGGTAGCCCTCATATGCTTGATTTTGTATAAATCCTAATGCATCATCTTCTGTCATTTCACTCCAGTCAAATGCAAGAAAGAGTAGCTCTGGTTCTTGCTCAACCTTTTCATACAAGGTATTCCACCCTTCCACCCAAGTCTCTTCGTGTTTTAATCCCATTAGATTTATGCAGATTTTTCCCTAGAGTTATAAACAGAGGGAAGAAGCACATTGTAATGAAACGGAAGTCAGGTTGTGCCACTCCGTATTTTTATTCGACGACCAACTACCGAAGATTGCTCAGCGTTACTGTCTCTCCACCGTAGAAGTCGAGACTTCTGTGCTCCGTGGATTGTACCGCTGTTGACTGAAGCGGACTGCATGGCTTACATCAACCGCTGTCAACGAGAAGATGTTGAGGGTTCACTGATTTGTTGTGCGACAACTCAACAAATTGTTGGGGTTGCCAATCTTAGCCAAATTTTCTACGGTCCCTTTCAGAATGCCTATCTTGGCTACTATGCCGGTGTCGATTTTGCTGGCAAAGGGCTGATGACAGAGGGAATACGGCTCGTCATCGATCATGCATTTAAGAAGCTGAGGCTACATCGAGTTGAAGCGAATATCCAGACCGGAAACACGGCTTCAATCAACTTGGTCAAGCGACTGAATTTTACGAAAGAGGGCTTTTCTGAAAGATATCTGAAGGTCAATGGCAAATGGCGCGATCATGAACGCTGGGCCTTGACGGTGGAAAACTGGGATATGACTCTATGAAGAATGTTGACCTTGTAATCTTTGACTGTGATGGTGTGCTCGTTGATAGCGAACGCATTACCAATACAGTATTCGCTGAAATGCTCAATGAGCTGGGCCTTTCCCTTACGTTAGAGGATATGTTTGAGCAGTTTGTAGGACATTCGATGTCCTATTGTCTTGAGCTATCAGAAAAGCTATTGCAGCGACCCGTGCCGAATAACTTTGAAAAGGAATTTCATGAGAGAAGTGCGATCGCATACCAAACCTCACTCCAGCCCGTTCCCGGCATTGTGGATCTATTGCAGGGGTTAGAAATCCCCTACTGTGTGGCTTCTAACTCAACCCATCAAGAGATGCAGGTCACTCTCGGAATCACACAGCTGCTCAACTACTTCGAGGGCAAACGCTTTAGCGTTGCCGATGTAGCCCGAGGCAAGCCATACCCCGATGTATATCTATACGCCGCTAAACAGATGAGTGTTGTTCCTAATCGATGTGTCGTCATAGAAGATACTGCAATTGGTGTCAGAGCTGCGGTTAGTGCTGGGATGCGAGTCTTTGGCTATGCAAAGCTAACACCTGCTCATCAGTTAGAAGAGGAAGGTGCGATCTCGTTTACAGATATGCAGCGATTTATAGAGCTGCTCAGCAACCTATCCTTATCCTGACTGACTTTCGGAGAGACCTGCAGGCAGAGCAGCGTTAATCAGCAGCCGCCGCTGAAGGGTAGGCTGGGGGGGAGTTTCCCCTGCTGACATAATTGTTTGAGTGTGTTGGGGCTCATCGTGGTTGCGATATAGAAGCGCCATGTTGGTCGAACGATGCGTGCTCTACCGTGGGTGATTGCAGGTAGAACGCCTTTCTGCGAGGGATTGCGTTTATCCGCGCCCACCCGATATTGGTAATGATCGCCATTCAAGTCTGCAGGCTTGCTGGGGTCTTGGGGGACGGCTCTTGCAGTTCCCCAAGCGATGACATATTCAATCTTGCCAGAGCTATGGTCGAAATGGGGGGTTGGAGACCAGCCGTGGATATGGTGCTTTGGATTGGTCCAGTTATTGAAGCCAATGCCTGCAAAGGCGCTACCGTCCTGACACAGTCCCCTGTTACCAAATCTTCGGCTTGGATTACCAAAGGGATGTTCAGCTGCTGTGCATGGAGGGCCAAAGTTCTGCTCATGCCACTCACCTTCTATGTAGGCGGCGAAATGCAGGTCGCCCATTTCTACCATGACGTTGTCAGGAGTTATACCGCGAACGCTATCAATATGGTTCCACGGGTTATAACGCTTAAATTTCTTGCCCAGTGGATGATCTAATCGATGAGTTTCAGCCTTTGTCGATGGGATGGGGTATTTTGCAAACCGCCAGTTACTGGGAACGCTGGGCAGTGGAGAAACTTCATGGGGCTCGGTTACTGCTTCTACGAGGTCTTGGATGGTGATGGATTGCTCGTCATCAGGGTGAATCTGCTTAGCGACTATCGTCGTAGAGGGGGAGGGGGAGCTGCTAGAAATCTTCTCGACCTGAGGATTAATCGGTAGGTTTGCATAGCTTTGCTGTCCTGCTCTCTCAGAAAGCAAAGCGGCTATACAGGCTAGGGAGACTAGACCCATACTGATGACTGCTAAACGGAGAAAGTGAGCGGTTGGCTTCATTTTTTTTTGCCTTTGCTATCTCGCTTGAAAGAGTTAGAACCCATCAGTGAAGGTGTCACGGCAATATTTTGCTGAGTTAGGACCGCCGTTCTATGCCGCAGATGGATTTCAGTAGCTTAAATATCCTGATCAATGCGTATACTGCCGCCTTTGGTGCCAATGTATATGAAGTTATGACGAGAGAGTCAGCGCCTTGTTTCCTACTATTTATTATGATTCTGTTACCAGGATTTGGGAAGTGTAGAAACGAGAGGTGGCCTCCGTTCTTAGGCAGCGCCTCAATATGCTTCATAAATAAATCAACAAGTGTTCGATACCATTGCGATTGATAAAGCGTCTGAGTGCCTTAGTAATTAGGGAAGGCACGAGAGCCGTTAACGCTAGACGGACTTGATGTGTTGTTTCTCAGCCTGCAGCAGTTCCTTGCTCTGCTTGGACAAGCCTCTTTATTGTGATGGAGAGGCAAGCTGGAGCGGAATATCTGCAAGCTGTACAAACTCAGAGTTAGAGAGTGATTGCCACTCTTGTTCTAGTCTTTGCTTTTTAGGATGACTTCGATGGAGGGTTGTCAACTGCGTGAGTGCGTCATACCATAGCCCCGCTTCAGCAAAGATATCAATCTGGGCAATCGGCTTGGCCTTGGCGATCTTTTTCGTCAGTTCAGGACTGGGCTTGATTCGCGTAATCCAACCTTCAACATATTGGTTCGTCACGTATTCATCATCTTCATCAAGACAGAGAAGCTTAACTTGCCAACGATAGTCTGTGTCGACTTCAAGAGCTGTAGCCATTGTGCCTGCTGGTATTTTTAAGCTCGCAATCCCTTCTTCATTGCGAATTTGAAACCGAGTGCTGAAGACCTCAATCTCTTCAACGACAGGTTCTATATTGCTGACTTTGTACAGTACAAATTGAGCGGCGGGATGAGGATTGTTGTTCGGCATATACCAGTGAAAGGTCGGATATGCGGCT is a window of Acaryochloris thomasi RCC1774 DNA encoding:
- a CDS encoding GumC family protein; its protein translation is METAAKTNEELFDADSQGDRPISSLLVVNPLNAQVEILSSDNLLQKVLERDPELEKISDVHKYRNFFDVDLIENSNVFSISAKGLTPEVVLQRAQIVTQTYQEHLSDLRSADVASRQAFYQADLKQASRDLSDAEHELARYRKAAGLVDTQRQAEAIISLISDLKKIQELALLEANRDASQSQVLSSRLNLLTQATIPVSESDSAEDTEYQLVLQELTVVTTELREKRTELTESHPYIKALRSKRDNLRQQLEQYKVQAFAQNTAAPLTGIGVEGQKEITEQITLLENSASSKRKQAQNIELRISLLEANLRSLPRQQSRLDTLKRRLNVSKRTFNELISQVERSRADALQSYPNVQLLNTPTLNPIPTSNRFWIAVHSLFAAGFGSLILLLILERRNPLLRPQDLAETSFPVATRIPKLQQSSSAAETLLPLSGGEAAFLKMAYGLLIQEIPNRCLMVTSAISGEGKTTIALHLAKALEALGLKVLVVHIDTSASVESETPPPPLESRFSHSVQRRGSSRCQIDETKPEGMQVGHLEFSGRSEFEAEVERIMDSQRYDFVILDTPPVQSGSTATLISMVVDNVLLVVRPGKSTRFSVQDTLQLLTPAHLNLVGLAINDPGYFGLSNRKGWEENFAISNANVAPIKVAA
- the dapB gene encoding 4-hydroxy-tetrahydrodipicolinate reductase produces the protein MTVNKLPIPVVVNGAAGKMGREVIEAVAAADDMTLYGAIDRNPEVFGLDAGELIGGEALQVTITNEMEPLLAAASQEKEPGVMVDFTHPSSVYTNVRAAIAYGIRPVVGTTGLSPKQLQDLAEFADKASTGCLVIPNFSIGMVLLQQAAVQASQYFEHVEIIELHHNQKADAPSGTALKTAELLAEMGKTYNPPSVEEKEHLQGARGSLAEENIRIHSIRLPGLIAHQEVIFGAEGQVYTLRHDTSDRKCYMPGVLLSIRKVLQLQTLIYGLEKIL
- a CDS encoding shikimate kinase, producing the protein MTSTSLNLKNVNVYLIGMMGAGKSTTGQLLAQKLGYQLFDSDTLITQLADTSINQIFAEQGEDAFRKLETQVLSELSAYTRLVVATGGGIVTQPSNWSHLQQGLVVWLDVPLEHLWKRIQVDASRPLLQTERPYETLEQLMQQRRHLYAQADVHTVIKPDWSTEQVADQIIEGISKVIKVEDT
- a CDS encoding HesB/IscA family protein gives rise to the protein MTQATATQTQEKGILMTDTALKHVLELREKQGKDLCLRVGVRGGGCSGMSYTMDFEDPNNIQESDQVFDYDEGFKVVSDPKSMLYIYGLVLDYSEDLIGGGFQFTNPNATQTCGCGTSFSA
- a CDS encoding tetratricopeptide repeat protein — translated: MSETATPEALFDQALERYQAGESPETLIPVFKEICDRAKKNSPAWTCLSWLYLLADKPKSAYKAAQKAVKLNPEDPQARVNLSIAMLENDQKGVRAHVEIVQQLAMIPELRTELEESFADGLKRKPDWPSLQRVQSWVFN
- a CDS encoding form I ribulose bisphosphate carboxylase large subunit; the protein is MVYSQTQTSSSGGYKAGVQDYRLTYYTPDYTPKDTDILAAFRMTPQPGVPPEEAGAAVAAESSTGTWTTVWTDLLTDLDRYKGRCYDIESVPNEDNQYICYIAYPLDLFEEGSVTNVLTSIVGNVFGFKALKALRLEDLRMPVAYLKTFQGPPHGIQVERDKINKYGRPLLGCTIKPKLGLSAKNYGRAVYECLRGGLDFTKDDENINSAPFQRWRDRFLFVADAIKKSQAETGEVKGHYLNVTAPTCEQMLQRAEFAKELEMPIVMHDFLTAGFTANTTLSHWCRDNGLLLHIHRAMHAVIDRQKNHGIHFRVLAKCLRMSGGDHIHTGTVVGKLEGEKGITMGFVDLLRENYIEQDRSRGIYFTQDWASMPGVMAVASGGIHVWHMPALVEIFGDDSVLQFGGGTLGHPWGNAPGATANRVALEACIQARNEGRDMMREGADVIREACKWSPDLAAACELWKEIKFEYDAVDTI
- the rcbX gene encoding RuBisCO chaperone RbcX; this encodes MEINRIAKETTKVMISYLTYQAVRTVINQLGETNKPLGFWLHNFSTSERIKDGEAYLKDLLEEHQELAFRIMTVREHLAEEVTEYLPEMVCTGIKQANIETRCRHLERMTQVSSSAPEANDSNQPTEDDEPDDIPAE
- a CDS encoding ribulose bisphosphate carboxylase small subunit, whose translation is MKTLPKERRFENLSYLPPLTDQQIARQLQYIIDNGFFPAIEFNEDSEPTQFYWTMWKLPLFSARNADEVLREVQECRSAYPDCYIRVVGFDNIKQCQVQSFIVHKPGSGSSYRY
- a CDS encoding GNAT family N-acetyltransferase; protein product: MPLRIFIRRPTTEDCSALLSLHRRSRDFCAPWIVPLLTEADCMAYINRCQREDVEGSLICCATTQQIVGVANLSQIFYGPFQNAYLGYYAGVDFAGKGLMTEGIRLVIDHAFKKLRLHRVEANIQTGNTASINLVKRLNFTKEGFSERYLKVNGKWRDHERWALTVENWDMTL
- a CDS encoding HAD family hydrolase, whose product is MKNVDLVIFDCDGVLVDSERITNTVFAEMLNELGLSLTLEDMFEQFVGHSMSYCLELSEKLLQRPVPNNFEKEFHERSAIAYQTSLQPVPGIVDLLQGLEIPYCVASNSTHQEMQVTLGITQLLNYFEGKRFSVADVARGKPYPDVYLYAAKQMSVVPNRCVVIEDTAIGVRAAVSAGMRVFGYAKLTPAHQLEEEGAISFTDMQRFIELLSNLSLS
- a CDS encoding DUF928 domain-containing protein, which gives rise to MHSNIKTQARRVTDITALVITVAVLLQGMPSWAGFNPRGKRLRRPGNRQAAATRPICRTNDNPPGTTRAPEGPPLKALVPENEHHLSREFTTAAYPTFHWYMPNNNPHPAAQFVLYKVSNIEPVVEEIEVFSTRFQIRNEEGIASLKIPAGTMATALEVDTDYRWQVKLLCLDEDDEYVTNQYVEGWITRIKPSPELTKKIAKAKPIAQIDIFAEAGLWYDALTQLTTLHRSHPKKQRLEQEWQSLSNSEFVQLADIPLQLASPSQ